One segment of Mycolicibacterium sp. YH-1 DNA contains the following:
- a CDS encoding WhiB family transcriptional regulator yields the protein MSGTRPAARRTIMSSPVNAVVVQSVEAEARIAWVSQARCRQADPDELFVRGAAQRKAAVICRHCPVITECGADALDNRVEFGVWGGMTERQRRALLKQHPEVVSWADFFAAQRKHRSAV from the coding sequence GTGTCAGGTACACGGCCGGCGGCTCGCAGGACAATCATGAGTTCCCCTGTAAATGCAGTTGTTGTTCAAAGTGTCGAGGCCGAGGCCCGCATCGCGTGGGTTTCGCAGGCCAGATGCCGGCAAGCCGATCCTGATGAATTGTTCGTGCGGGGGGCCGCACAGCGGAAGGCCGCAGTCATCTGCAGGCACTGCCCGGTCATCACCGAATGCGGCGCAGATGCACTCGACAACCGCGTCGAGTTCGGGGTGTGGGGTGGCATGACCGAGCGTCAGCGTCGCGCTTTGCTCAAGCAGCATCCCGAGGTCGTGTCCTGGGCGGACTTCTTTGCCGCTCAGCGTAAGCACCGCAGCGCGGTTTAG
- a CDS encoding ArsA family ATPase: MSTTPLTLDMQAILSDTSNRVVVCCGAGGVGKTTTAAAMALRAAEYGRTVVVLTIDPAKRLAQALGVKDLGNTPQRVPLAPEVTGELHAMMLDMRRTFDEMVIQYSGSDRADAILENQFYQTVATSLAGTQEYMAMEKLGQLLAQDKWDLVVVDTPPSRNALDFLDAPKRLGSFMDSRLWKMLLAPGRGIGRLVTGAVGLAMKALSTVLGSQMLSDAASFVQSLDATFGGFREKADRTYELLKRRGTQFVVVSAAEPDALREASFFVDRLSQEKMPLAGLILNRTHPTLCDLKPEQASTAADSLTEDDALTAAVLRIHADRALTAKREVRLLSRFTGANPHVSIVGVPSLPFDVSDLEALRAIADQITGEAA, from the coding sequence ATGAGCACCACACCGCTCACGCTCGACATGCAGGCAATCCTGTCCGACACCTCCAACCGCGTCGTGGTGTGTTGTGGCGCAGGCGGTGTCGGCAAGACCACCACGGCCGCCGCGATGGCGCTGCGGGCCGCCGAGTACGGCCGCACCGTTGTGGTGCTGACCATCGACCCCGCGAAGCGCCTCGCGCAGGCCCTCGGCGTCAAGGATCTGGGCAACACCCCGCAGCGGGTACCGCTGGCCCCCGAGGTCACCGGGGAGTTGCACGCGATGATGCTCGACATGCGTCGCACGTTCGACGAGATGGTGATCCAGTACTCGGGATCCGATCGGGCAGACGCGATTCTGGAGAACCAGTTCTATCAGACCGTGGCAACCTCCCTCGCCGGGACTCAGGAGTACATGGCGATGGAGAAGCTCGGACAGCTGCTGGCCCAGGACAAGTGGGACCTGGTGGTCGTCGACACCCCGCCGTCGCGCAATGCGCTTGACTTCCTCGACGCGCCGAAGCGCCTGGGCAGTTTCATGGACAGCCGGCTGTGGAAGATGCTGCTCGCGCCGGGACGTGGCATCGGCCGCCTGGTGACCGGCGCCGTCGGCCTGGCCATGAAGGCACTGTCGACGGTGCTCGGTTCCCAAATGCTCTCCGACGCGGCAAGTTTCGTGCAGTCACTGGATGCGACATTCGGCGGATTCCGCGAGAAGGCCGACCGCACGTACGAACTGCTCAAGCGACGCGGCACCCAGTTCGTGGTGGTGTCGGCGGCCGAGCCCGACGCGCTGCGGGAGGCATCGTTCTTCGTCGACCGTCTGTCACAGGAGAAGATGCCGCTTGCCGGGCTGATCCTCAACCGCACACACCCCACGCTGTGCGATCTGAAGCCCGAGCAGGCCAGCACCGCGGCTGACTCGTTGACCGAGGACGACGCGTTGACCGCGGCGGTGCTGAGGATTCACGCCGACCGCGCGCTAACGGCCAAACGTGAGGTGCGACTGCTCTCCCGCTTCACGGGAGCAAACCCGCACGTCTCGATCGTCGGCGTACCCTCGCTGCCGTTCGACGTGTCGGACCTCGAGGCGCTGCGCGCCATCGCCGATCAGATCACCGGGGAAGCCGCCTGA
- a CDS encoding ArsA family ATPase: MAPPSSASTGRNAVGWSSRSTKARLHFVTGKGGTGKSTIAAALALALAAGGRRVLLVEVEGRQGIAQLFDVPPLPYEEVKIATADGGGLVNALAIDTEAAFLEYLDMFYNLGIAGRAMRRIGAVEFATTIAPGLRDVLLTGKIKEIVVRNEKEREKAKHQAYDAVVVDSPPTGRIARFLDVTKAVSDLAKGGPVHSQADGVVKLLHSDLTSIHLVTLLEALPIQETVEAIEELQEMGLHVGSVIVNRNIPAYLGADDLAKAAEGDVDADAVRAGLAKTGITLSDSDFAGLLTETIQHATRISARAESAEQLDLIDVPRLELPALRDGVDLGSLYELAEELAQQGVR, from the coding sequence GTGGCTCCCCCCTCCTCCGCATCCACCGGCCGAAACGCCGTCGGCTGGTCCTCGCGATCGACCAAGGCCCGGCTGCACTTCGTGACCGGAAAGGGTGGCACCGGAAAGTCGACAATCGCCGCGGCCCTTGCCCTGGCGCTCGCCGCGGGTGGCCGCCGCGTGCTGTTGGTGGAGGTCGAGGGACGCCAGGGCATCGCGCAGCTCTTCGACGTCCCGCCGCTTCCCTACGAGGAGGTGAAGATCGCGACCGCCGACGGCGGTGGCCTGGTCAATGCGCTGGCCATCGACACCGAGGCGGCGTTCCTGGAGTACCTCGACATGTTCTACAACCTCGGTATCGCCGGCCGCGCAATGCGTCGCATCGGTGCCGTCGAGTTCGCGACCACCATCGCGCCGGGCCTTCGCGACGTCCTGCTGACGGGCAAGATCAAGGAAATCGTGGTGCGCAACGAGAAGGAGCGGGAGAAGGCCAAGCACCAGGCCTACGACGCCGTTGTCGTCGACTCACCGCCCACCGGTCGCATCGCTCGCTTCCTCGATGTCACCAAGGCGGTGTCCGACCTGGCCAAGGGCGGTCCCGTGCACTCGCAGGCCGATGGCGTCGTCAAGCTGCTGCACTCGGATCTGACCTCGATCCATCTGGTGACGCTGCTGGAGGCCCTGCCGATTCAGGAGACCGTGGAGGCCATCGAGGAGCTGCAGGAGATGGGGCTGCATGTCGGCAGCGTCATCGTGAACCGCAACATCCCGGCCTATCTCGGTGCCGACGATCTAGCCAAGGCGGCCGAGGGTGACGTCGACGCGGACGCCGTCCGAGCGGGTCTCGCGAAGACGGGAATCACGTTGTCGGACTCCGACTTCGCGGGCCTGTTGACCGAGACCATTCAGCACGCCACGCGGATCTCGGCGCGCGCCGAGAGCGCAGAGCAGCTCGACCTGATCGACGTGCCACGACTGGAGCTGCCCGCCCTGCGCGACGGCGTCGACCTGGGCAGCCTGTATGAACTCGCCGAAGAACTCGCGCAGCAGGGAGTCCGATAG
- a CDS encoding DUF4177 domain-containing protein translates to MSELTRWEYATVPLLTHATKQILDQWGEDGWELVSVLPGPTGEQHVAYLKRPK, encoded by the coding sequence ATGAGCGAACTGACTCGGTGGGAGTACGCCACGGTCCCCCTGCTGACACATGCGACAAAGCAGATCCTCGACCAATGGGGCGAGGACGGCTGGGAGCTGGTTTCGGTGCTACCTGGCCCGACCGGCGAGCAGCATGTCGCCTATCTGAAGCGACCCAAGTGA
- a CDS encoding RidA family protein: MTASGTWSARLAELGIELPAVVAPLAAYVPAVRTGNLVYTSGQLPMQSGELPRTGKVGADVDPADAKDLARTCALNALAAVHALVGIDAVVRVVKVVGFVASAPGFNGQPGVINGASALLGDVFGEAGAHARSAVGVSELPLDAPVEVELIVEVAGA; the protein is encoded by the coding sequence GTGACGGCGTCCGGGACCTGGTCGGCGCGCCTGGCGGAGCTGGGCATCGAGCTGCCCGCCGTCGTCGCTCCGCTGGCCGCCTACGTGCCCGCCGTCCGCACCGGCAACCTGGTCTACACGTCCGGGCAGCTGCCGATGCAGTCGGGTGAGCTGCCGCGCACCGGCAAGGTCGGCGCCGACGTCGACCCCGCCGACGCCAAGGATCTCGCGCGGACATGCGCGCTCAACGCGCTGGCCGCCGTGCACGCTCTGGTCGGCATCGATGCCGTCGTCCGGGTGGTGAAGGTGGTTGGCTTCGTCGCGTCCGCACCCGGCTTCAACGGACAACCCGGCGTCATCAACGGCGCATCGGCGCTGCTCGGTGACGTTTTCGGCGAGGCGGGCGCGCACGCCCGCTCCGCTGTGGGGGTGTCGGAGCTGCCGCTGGATGCGCCGGTCGAGGTCGAACTCATCGTGGAGGTCGCGGGGGCGTGA
- a CDS encoding MBL fold metallo-hydrolase, whose protein sequence is MTSNAALEHPAYGALRRVTDTASVLLCDNPGLLTLDGTNTWVLQGPGSDEMVIVDPGPDDDAHVDAIASLGKIPLILISHKHGDHTDAIDKLVDRTGATVRALGSGFLRGLGGPLTDGEVIDAAGVRITVMATPGHTADSLCFLVDDAVLTADTVLGRGTTVIDNEDGSLRDYLESLRRLRGLGKRTVLPGHGPDLGDIEAVAGMYLAHREERLDQVRDALKVLGEDATARQIVEHVYTDVDQKLWPHAEWSVQAQLNYLRS, encoded by the coding sequence GTGACCTCCAACGCGGCATTGGAGCACCCCGCCTACGGGGCGCTGCGTCGCGTGACCGACACGGCGTCCGTCCTCCTGTGCGATAACCCCGGCCTGCTGACGCTCGACGGCACCAACACGTGGGTGCTTCAGGGACCGGGCAGCGACGAGATGGTGATCGTCGATCCCGGACCCGATGACGACGCGCATGTCGACGCCATCGCGAGCCTGGGCAAGATCCCGCTGATCCTGATCAGCCACAAGCACGGCGACCACACCGACGCCATCGACAAACTCGTCGATCGGACCGGTGCGACCGTCCGCGCGCTGGGTAGCGGATTCCTTCGCGGCCTCGGCGGTCCGCTGACCGACGGCGAGGTGATTGACGCCGCTGGCGTGCGCATCACCGTGATGGCCACGCCCGGCCACACCGCCGACTCGCTGTGCTTCCTGGTCGACGACGCCGTTCTGACCGCGGACACGGTCCTCGGGCGGGGAACGACCGTGATCGACAACGAGGACGGCAGCCTTCGCGACTACCTGGAGTCCCTGCGCCGTCTGCGTGGATTGGGCAAGCGCACGGTGCTGCCGGGGCACGGTCCCGATCTGGGTGACATTGAGGCGGTCGCGGGGATGTATCTGGCGCATCGCGAGGAACGGCTCGACCAGGTGCGAGACGCGCTAAAGGTGCTCGGTGAGGACGCCACCGCCCGACAGATCGTGGAGCACGTCTACACCGACGTGGACCAGAAGCTGTGGCCGCACGCGGAGTGGTCGGTCCAGGCGCAGCTGAACTACCTGCGCAGCTGA
- a CDS encoding Crp/Fnr family transcriptional regulator, producing the protein MDEILARAGIFQGVEPTAVSALAKELQPVDFPRGHTVFAEGEPGDRLYIIMSGKVKIGRRSPDGRENLLTIMGPSDMFGELSIFDPGPRTSSATTITEVRAVAMNRDALKAWIKDRPEIADQLLRVLARRLRRTNNNLADLIFTDVPGRVAKQLLQLAQRFGTQEGGSLRVTHDLTQEEIAQLVGASRETVNKALADFAHRGWIRLEGKSVLISDSERLARRAR; encoded by the coding sequence GTGGACGAGATCCTGGCTAGGGCCGGAATCTTCCAGGGCGTCGAACCGACCGCTGTATCGGCGCTGGCCAAGGAGTTGCAGCCCGTCGATTTCCCGCGCGGACACACGGTGTTCGCCGAGGGCGAGCCCGGTGATCGGCTGTACATCATCATGTCCGGCAAGGTGAAGATCGGTCGCCGCTCACCCGACGGTCGCGAGAACCTGCTGACCATCATGGGTCCGTCGGACATGTTCGGCGAGCTGTCCATCTTCGATCCCGGTCCGCGGACCTCGAGCGCCACCACCATCACCGAGGTGCGCGCCGTGGCGATGAACCGCGACGCCCTCAAGGCGTGGATCAAGGACCGTCCCGAGATCGCCGATCAGTTGTTGCGTGTGCTGGCTCGCCGGCTTCGCCGCACCAACAACAACCTGGCCGACCTCATCTTCACCGACGTGCCCGGCCGGGTTGCCAAGCAGCTGCTGCAGCTGGCCCAGCGTTTCGGCACCCAGGAGGGCGGCTCGCTCCGGGTCACGCACGACCTGACCCAGGAGGAGATCGCCCAGCTGGTCGGCGCCTCCCGCGAGACGGTGAACAAGGCGCTCGCCGACTTCGCCCACCGCGGCTGGATTCGCCTCGAGGGCAAGAGCGTTCTGATCAGCGATTCCGAGCGTCTGGCCCGCCGAGCGCGCTAG
- the nth gene encoding endonuclease III, with protein sequence MAGRVPASKRASQKKWAEETHLGLVRRARRMNRALAQAFPHVYCELDFTNPLELTVATILSAQSTDKRVNLTTPALFKKYSTALDYAQADREELESIIRPTGFYRNKATSLMRLGQELVERFDGQVPDTLEELVTLPGIGRKTANVVLGNAFDVPGITVDTHFGRLVRRWGWTTLEDPVKVEFAIGELIERREWTLLSHRVIFHGRRVCHARRPACGVCVLAKDCPSFGTGPTDPLTAAALVKGPETEHLLALAGL encoded by the coding sequence GTGGCAGGACGCGTGCCCGCGAGCAAGCGGGCCTCCCAGAAAAAGTGGGCCGAAGAAACTCACCTCGGTCTGGTTCGTCGCGCGCGACGTATGAATCGTGCTCTCGCACAGGCCTTTCCGCACGTCTACTGCGAACTGGACTTCACCAACCCGCTCGAGCTCACCGTCGCCACGATCCTGTCTGCGCAAAGCACCGACAAGCGGGTGAACCTGACCACGCCTGCGCTGTTCAAGAAGTACTCGACGGCGCTGGACTATGCCCAGGCTGACCGCGAGGAGTTGGAGTCGATTATTCGGCCTACCGGCTTCTACCGGAACAAGGCGACGTCCTTGATGCGGCTCGGCCAGGAGCTCGTCGAGCGGTTCGACGGCCAGGTCCCCGACACGCTCGAGGAGTTGGTCACGCTTCCGGGTATCGGCCGCAAGACCGCAAACGTGGTCCTCGGAAATGCGTTCGACGTCCCGGGCATCACTGTGGACACCCACTTCGGGCGCTTGGTGCGGCGCTGGGGCTGGACGACGCTGGAGGACCCGGTCAAGGTCGAGTTCGCCATCGGCGAGCTGATCGAGCGCCGGGAGTGGACGTTATTGAGTCATCGCGTCATTTTTCATGGTCGACGCGTCTGCCACGCCCGCCGTCCGGCGTGCGGCGTGTGCGTGCTGGCCAAGGACTGCCCCTCCTTCGGCACGGGCCCGACCGACCCGCTGACCGCCGCGGCCCTGGTCAAGGGGCCCGAGACGGAACACCTGCTGGCACTGGCCGGACTCTGA
- a CDS encoding TlpA disulfide reductase family protein produces the protein MSSGARWTAAVLVVLVALGFAFWQELGDDADTSTSPTGSPVARDHRDADTPEALARPRASADLAPCPPAGPGAGPEVLRGISVECAADGSTVDVARAVDDRIVVLNLWAYWCGPCADELPAMAEYQRRMGSEVTVLTVHQDENETAALLRLAELGVHLPTLQDGRRLIAAALKVPNVMPATVVLRSDGSVAQILPRSFATADEIAEAVNPRMGVPG, from the coding sequence ATGAGCAGTGGGGCGCGGTGGACGGCCGCGGTTCTGGTCGTCCTGGTGGCACTCGGCTTCGCGTTCTGGCAGGAACTGGGCGACGATGCCGACACCTCGACCAGCCCCACCGGATCACCGGTCGCACGTGATCACCGCGACGCCGACACACCCGAAGCGCTGGCCCGGCCACGTGCCAGCGCCGACCTCGCGCCATGTCCTCCTGCCGGCCCCGGAGCCGGGCCGGAGGTGCTGCGTGGCATCTCGGTCGAGTGCGCGGCCGACGGGTCGACGGTCGATGTCGCCCGCGCGGTCGACGACCGCATCGTGGTACTGAACCTGTGGGCCTACTGGTGCGGGCCGTGCGCCGACGAACTCCCGGCGATGGCCGAGTACCAGCGCCGCATGGGCTCGGAGGTGACGGTGCTGACCGTCCACCAGGACGAGAACGAGACCGCCGCGCTACTGCGACTCGCCGAACTGGGCGTACATCTGCCGACGCTGCAGGACGGCAGACGCCTGATCGCCGCGGCACTGAAGGTCCCCAACGTCATGCCCGCGACGGTTGTCCTGCGTTCGGACGGTAGCGTTGCCCAAATTCTGCCCCGATCCTTCGCCACGGCTGACGAGATCGCGGAGGCTGTGAACCCACGGATGGGAGTGCCGGGTTGA
- a CDS encoding CoA pyrophosphatase — translation MSSERDGTGAEFFPDAAPAWLKPLVDNIGEVPSAYRSHIPPDVAAAFKVANAAATLSGTKRDAAVLVLFSGAQDAPAGGLPDDADLLVTVRASTLRHHAGQAAFPGGASDPEDNGPVSTALREANEETGVDTGRLHPLATLERMFIPPSGFHVVPVLAYSPDPGPVHAVSPEETAIVARVPVRAFVNPENRLMVYRKERSRRYAGPAFLLNQMLVWGFTGQVISAALDVAGWAKPWNTDDVLELDAAMALVGATSSYREGQR, via the coding sequence TTGAGTTCGGAGCGCGACGGCACTGGGGCCGAGTTCTTCCCCGATGCCGCCCCCGCGTGGCTCAAACCCCTCGTCGACAACATCGGCGAGGTACCCAGCGCCTACCGCAGCCACATTCCCCCGGACGTCGCGGCCGCGTTCAAGGTCGCCAACGCCGCCGCCACCCTGTCCGGCACGAAGCGCGATGCCGCGGTGCTGGTGCTGTTCTCGGGCGCGCAGGACGCGCCCGCCGGCGGGTTGCCCGACGACGCCGACCTGCTGGTCACCGTGCGCGCCTCGACGCTTCGGCACCACGCGGGGCAGGCGGCCTTTCCCGGCGGAGCGTCCGACCCCGAGGACAACGGTCCGGTGTCCACGGCGCTGCGTGAGGCCAACGAGGAGACCGGTGTCGACACCGGTCGACTTCATCCCCTGGCCACCCTGGAACGGATGTTCATCCCGCCGTCGGGCTTCCACGTCGTGCCAGTCCTGGCGTACTCGCCGGACCCAGGCCCCGTGCACGCCGTCAGCCCGGAGGAGACAGCCATTGTGGCGAGGGTTCCGGTGCGTGCCTTCGTCAACCCCGAGAACCGGTTGATGGTGTACCGCAAGGAGCGCTCACGCCGGTACGCGGGCCCGGCGTTCCTGCTCAACCAGATGTTGGTATGGGGATTCACCGGGCAGGTGATCTCGGCGGCGCTCGACGTCGCGGGATGGGCCAAGCCATGGAACACCGACGACGTACTTGAACTCGACGCGGCAATGGCCCTCGTCGGGGCCACCAGCAGCTACCGTGAAGGCCAACGATGA
- the marP gene encoding acid resistance serine protease MarP, whose amino-acid sequence MTSSQWLDLAVLAVAFVAAVSGWRSGALGSLLSFFGVILGAVAGVLLAPHVVSNIDGARTKLFVSLFLILGLVVIGEIAGVVLGRAVRGAIRNRTLRSFDSVVGVAIQLVAVLVAAWLLATPLTSSDQPNLAAAVRGSRVLAQVNDLAPSWLQRVPARLSGLLDTSGLPDVLQPFGRTPVANVDVPDAALATDPVVAGTRPSVLKIRGVAPSCQKVLEGSGFVVAPNRVMSNAHVVAGSESVTVEAEGKSYDASVVSYDPNADISILDVPNLPSAPLVFHMQEAPSGTDSVVMGYPGGGDFTATPARIREIIQLNGPDIYHTTTVTREVYTVRGTVRQGNSGGPLIDRKGRVLGVVFGAAVDDADTGFVLTANEVAKQMAGVGATQKVPTGTCIS is encoded by the coding sequence ATGACTTCCTCTCAATGGCTCGATCTGGCCGTACTCGCCGTCGCCTTCGTCGCCGCCGTATCCGGCTGGCGTTCCGGGGCGCTGGGCTCGCTGCTGTCCTTCTTCGGCGTGATCCTGGGTGCGGTGGCCGGTGTGCTGCTGGCTCCCCACGTCGTCAGCAACATCGACGGGGCCCGCACCAAGCTGTTCGTCTCCCTGTTTCTGATCCTCGGCCTTGTCGTGATCGGCGAGATCGCGGGCGTGGTGCTCGGACGGGCGGTTCGCGGTGCGATCCGCAATCGCACCCTGCGATCGTTCGACTCCGTGGTCGGCGTCGCCATTCAGCTGGTCGCGGTCCTGGTCGCGGCCTGGTTGCTGGCCACCCCGCTCACATCGTCGGATCAGCCGAATCTCGCTGCCGCCGTGCGAGGGTCGCGGGTTCTGGCTCAGGTCAATGATCTCGCGCCATCGTGGCTGCAGCGAGTACCCGCGCGCCTGTCGGGTCTGCTGGACACCTCCGGCCTGCCCGATGTCCTGCAACCGTTCGGCCGCACCCCGGTGGCCAACGTCGACGTGCCCGACGCCGCCCTGGCGACCGACCCCGTTGTCGCGGGCACGCGCCCGAGCGTGTTGAAGATTCGCGGCGTCGCGCCGAGCTGCCAGAAGGTGCTGGAGGGCAGCGGATTCGTCGTCGCCCCCAACCGCGTGATGTCCAACGCGCACGTGGTGGCGGGATCGGAGAGTGTCACGGTCGAGGCCGAGGGCAAGAGCTATGACGCCAGCGTGGTGTCCTATGACCCCAACGCCGACATCTCGATCCTCGACGTGCCGAACCTGCCGTCGGCGCCCCTGGTGTTCCACATGCAGGAGGCGCCCTCGGGAACCGACTCCGTGGTGATGGGCTATCCCGGCGGCGGTGACTTCACCGCCACGCCCGCCCGGATCCGCGAGATCATCCAGCTCAACGGGCCCGACATCTACCACACCACGACGGTGACACGCGAGGTCTACACGGTCAGAGGCACTGTCCGGCAGGGTAATTCCGGCGGGCCGCTGATCGATCGCAAGGGCAGGGTGCTGGGCGTGGTGTTCGGCGCCGCCGTCGACGACGCTGACACCGGGTTCGTGCTGACCGCCAACGAGGTGGCCAAGCAGATGGCCGGGGTGGGCGCTACTCAGAAGGTGCCCACCGGCACCTGCATCTCCTGA
- a CDS encoding alpha/beta fold hydrolase, with protein sequence MARKGRGNRPPPDPSVTRIEGPWRHLEVHANGIRFHVVEAQSDETAAADRPLVILLHGFGSFWWSWRHQLRGLRGARVVAVDLRGYGGSDKPPRGYDGWTLAGDTAGLVRALGHESATLIGHADGGLVCWATSVLHPRAVRAIALVSSPHPVALRASALTRRDQGLALLPRMLGYQLPFWPEHVLTRGDAADLETLVRSRASEKWQASPDFTETIGHMRRAIQIPSAAHSALEYQRWAVRSQLRGEGMRFMRSMKRPLTVPVLHLRGDADPYVLADPVNRTHHYAPHGRYVSISGAGHFAHEEQPEAVNERLTRFLNDSA encoded by the coding sequence ATGGCCCGTAAGGGCCGCGGCAATCGGCCGCCGCCCGACCCGTCGGTGACACGCATCGAGGGTCCGTGGCGGCATCTGGAGGTGCACGCCAACGGGATTCGCTTCCACGTCGTGGAAGCGCAGTCCGACGAGACGGCCGCGGCCGACCGACCGCTCGTGATCCTGCTGCACGGGTTCGGCTCATTCTGGTGGTCGTGGCGTCACCAGTTGCGTGGACTGCGCGGGGCCCGGGTGGTTGCCGTCGATCTGAGGGGTTACGGCGGCAGCGACAAGCCGCCGCGCGGCTACGACGGCTGGACCCTGGCCGGCGACACCGCGGGCCTCGTCCGCGCGCTGGGGCACGAGAGCGCCACACTGATCGGCCACGCCGACGGCGGACTGGTGTGCTGGGCGACCTCGGTGCTGCATCCGCGAGCGGTGCGGGCCATCGCCTTGGTGAGTTCACCCCATCCGGTGGCGCTACGGGCATCGGCGTTGACCCGGCGCGACCAGGGCCTGGCACTGCTGCCCCGCATGCTGGGCTACCAGTTGCCGTTCTGGCCCGAGCACGTGTTGACCCGCGGTGACGCCGCGGATCTCGAAACACTGGTCCGAAGCCGCGCTAGCGAGAAGTGGCAGGCCTCACCGGACTTCACCGAGACGATCGGGCACATGCGGCGAGCCATCCAGATTCCCTCGGCGGCACACTCCGCGCTGGAGTATCAACGATGGGCCGTGCGCAGCCAGCTTCGCGGCGAGGGCATGCGCTTCATGAGATCGATGAAGCGCCCGCTGACGGTTCCGGTCCTGCATCTGCGGGGCGACGCCGACCCCTACGTTCTGGCCGACCCGGTGAATCGCACCCACCACTACGCGCCTCACGGGCGATACGTATCGATCTCCGGTGCAGGCCATTTCGCGCACGAGGAGCAACCGGAGGCGGTCAACGAGCGGCTGACCCGGTTCCTGAACGACAGCGCTTAG
- a CDS encoding phage holin family protein yields the protein MSAGDRKNGVPTTVTSIPLVDPHAPKADPSIGDLVKDATTQMSTLVRAEVALAKAEVTRDVKKGLTGSVFFILALVVLFYSTFFFFFFLAEVLNLWLMSWAAYLIVFGLMVLTTIAFAFLGYLKVRRIRGPQQTIESVKEARVALVPGGDKPSPNGDGRAVATTDPSGW from the coding sequence ATGAGCGCTGGTGACCGTAAGAACGGCGTGCCGACCACCGTGACGTCGATTCCCTTGGTGGATCCGCACGCACCCAAGGCCGATCCGTCGATCGGCGATCTCGTCAAAGACGCGACAACGCAGATGTCGACACTGGTCCGTGCCGAGGTGGCCCTGGCCAAGGCCGAGGTGACCCGTGATGTGAAGAAGGGCCTCACGGGCAGCGTCTTCTTCATCCTCGCGCTGGTCGTGCTGTTCTACTCGACGTTCTTCTTCTTCTTCTTTCTCGCCGAGGTGCTCAACCTGTGGCTGATGTCGTGGGCCGCCTACCTCATCGTGTTCGGGCTCATGGTGCTGACCACCATCGCGTTCGCATTCCTGGGATATCTGAAGGTCCGTCGGATCCGGGGACCGCAGCAGACCATCGAATCGGTCAAGGAGGCGCGCGTCGCCCTGGTACCCGGTGGTGACAAGCCCTCCCCCAACGGTGACGGCCGCGCGGTGGCGACCACAGATCCATCAGGCTGGTAA
- a CDS encoding S1 family peptidase, with amino-acid sequence MGVSLATPAGAADPVPLGGGSGIVVNGESFCTLTAIGNDNRGNLIGFTSAHCGGPGAQVAAEGAEDRGVLGTMVAGNDALDYAVIQFDPALVAPTNNVNGFQIDGIGPDPAFGAVSCKLGRTTGYSCGVTWGPGKDPGTIVSQVCGQPGDSGAPVTVNNRLVGMIHGAFTEGLPTCVIKYIPLHTPAVTMSMNAILADIAAKDRPGSGFVPVGAVA; translated from the coding sequence ATGGGCGTGTCCCTCGCGACGCCAGCGGGTGCCGCGGACCCGGTGCCGCTGGGCGGTGGCTCCGGCATCGTCGTCAACGGTGAGTCGTTCTGCACGCTGACCGCGATCGGCAACGACAACCGCGGGAACCTGATCGGCTTCACCTCCGCACACTGCGGTGGGCCGGGAGCCCAGGTGGCCGCGGAGGGTGCCGAGGACCGTGGCGTGCTTGGCACGATGGTGGCAGGCAATGACGCGCTGGACTACGCCGTCATCCAGTTCGACCCGGCGCTGGTCGCACCGACCAACAACGTCAACGGATTCCAGATCGACGGCATCGGACCCGATCCGGCGTTCGGCGCGGTGTCATGCAAGCTCGGCCGCACCACCGGCTACTCGTGCGGCGTCACGTGGGGGCCGGGCAAGGATCCCGGCACGATCGTGAGCCAGGTGTGCGGTCAGCCCGGCGACTCCGGTGCACCTGTCACGGTGAACAACCGGCTGGTCGGCATGATCCACGGCGCCTTCACCGAGGGACTGCCGACCTGCGTGATCAAGTACATCCCGCTGCACACACCGGCCGTGACGATGTCGATGAACGCGATTCTTGCCGATATCGCCGCCAAGGACCGGCCGGGATCGGGCTTCGTCCCGGTCGGCGCGGTCGCCTAG